CCGCCACCGAGTTCGAGGAGCAGATGCTCGAGTTCGACGTCGAGGCGTTCGTCGACGACTATCGAACGGCTCGCGAGTTCGAGAGCGAGCACGACCGGCCGGCCTGACGGGGCAAACTGTTTGTGGGCGAGCGACGATCGATGGGTATGACGACCACCGACCGCTCGCGGGAGCGCCGCGAGGAGATCGAGGCGATCCTCGAGCGAAAGCCCGGCGTCCGTGAGGTCCGCGACGAGGCGGATCGGTATACGGTCGTCGGAGCCGCGGGACGGGGCACCTACGCGAACTGGCTGACGCCGGTCGAGGAGCACTTCGTCTGTCACCGCAACGCGATCCCCGAGATCGAGGACGACTCCTGGAGCGTCGCCTTCTCCGGTGGGCTCGCGGGCGAGGCCTCGGTGGCAGAACTCGCCGAACGGTTCCCGACGGTCGCGGTCGCGCACACGATGGAGTGTGCGGGCAACGGACGGGGCCAGCACGAGCCCGAGACCGGCAGCGTCCAGTGGGGCTTCGAGGCCGCCGCCACCGCCGTCTGGACGGGCGTCCCCCTGAGCTCCGTGCTGCGGGCGTTCTCGGAAGAGCTCCCCGAGGAGGGCTGGCTGACCGCCGTGGGTGGTGACCCGGACGAGGAGGGCGTCTTCGCGCGGTCGATCCCCCTCGAAAAGGCGGTGGACGACTGCATTCTGGCCGTCGGCGTCAACGGTCGGCAGATCCCCGCCGAGCACGGCTATCCCGTCCGGCTGCTCGTCCCGGGCTGGTACGGCGTCAACAGCGTGAAGTGGCTCGACGAGCTGCGCCTCGCGGACTCGATGGTCACGGAGGGCTCGCTCGACCGGCCCGGGCGCCACGCGCGGTGGCAACAGGAGGACTACCGGATCCATCCCGCCGGCGAGGCTCCCGAATGGATGGAAACGATCGGAACCGCAGACACCTGGGGGCAGTTGGAATCGGACGAGGTCGCACATCCCTACACGTTCGATCAGAACGTCATGTCGGTGATCGGGACGCCCGACGGCGAGGGGTCGATCCGCGCCGGGGAAATCGACGTCTGTGGGGTCGCGTGGGCGGGCGACGACTCGGTCGAGCGCGTCGAGGTTTCCTTCACTGGAGGCGACGAGTGGACCGAGGCAGAGCGCTTCGGTCCCGAGTATTCGGGTGCCTGGCGGCTCTTCCGGTGCTCCTGGAACGCGGAGCCGGGCACTCACCGCCTCGTCTCGCGGGCGACCGACGAGCACGGGCGGACCCAGCCCGCGACGATCGGCTCGCCCGAGGAGGGGCTCGACGCCCTCGGCTCCGGTCGGTACCCCTGGAACGAGGGCGGATACGCGGCCAACGCGTACCTGCCGAACGCGCTCGAGGTCCGAGTCGAGCCCGACGAGTAGGCTTCGAATCTCGAAACTCGGCTTCGCTTTCCTCAGCGTATCGTGTCGCTTATTACGATGTACGAACTGAACCCGACAATGACCGACGAGGACACGGTCGACGGGGAGCAACGGACGATCCTGCTGATCGGGAGCGGCCCGATCCAGATCGGGCAGGCCGCCGAGTTCGACTATTCGGGCGCGCAGGCCTGCCGAGCCCTGCAGGAGGAAGGGGCCCGAGTCGTCCTCGTCAACTCGAACCCCGCGACGATCATGACCGACCCGGAGATGGCCGACAAGGTCTACATCGAACCCATCACGACCGAGGCCATCGCGGAGATCATCCGCAAGGAGCAGCCCGACGGCGTGATCGCGGGGCTGGGCGGCCAGACGGGGCTGAACGTCACCGCCGAGCTCGCCGAGGAGGGCGTGCTCGACGAGCACGACGTCGAGATCATGGGCACGCCGCTGGAGACGATCTACGCGACCGAGGACCGCGAGCAGTTCCGCCACCGGATGGAGGAGATCGGCCAGCCGGTGCCCCGCTCGCGCACCATCGAGTCGATGGCCGAGATCGAGGGCGCCGTCGAGGACGTCGGCGGCCTGCCCGTGATCATGCGCACCACCTACACGCTCGGCGGATCGGGCTCGGGCGTCGTCGGCGAGATGGACGAGCTCAAGGAGTCGGTGCGCAAGGGGCTTCGCCTCTCGCGGAACGGCGAGGTGCTGATCACGGAGTCGATCGCCGGCTGGGTCGAACTCGAGTACGAGGTGATGCGCGACGCCGACGACTCGTGTATCATCATCTGCAACATGGAGAACCTCGACCCGATGGGCATTCATACGGGCGAGTCCACCGTCGTCACCCCCTCGCAGGTGATCCCCGACGACGGCCACCAGGAGATGCGGACCGCGGCGCTCGACGTGATCCGCGATCTCGGTATCCAGGGCGGCTGTAACATCCAGTTCGCCTGGCGCGACGACGGCACCCCCGGCGGCGAATACCGCGTGGTGGAGGTCAACCCGCGCGTGTCTCGCTCCTCGGCGCTGGCCTCGAAGGCGACCGGGTATCCCATCGCGCGCGTCACCGCGAAGGTCGCGCTCGGGAAACGGCTCCACGAGATCGACAACGAGATCACCGGCGAGACCACCGCGGCCTTCGAGCCCGCGATCGACTACGTGGTGACGAAGGTCCCGAGGTGGCCCAAGGACAAGTTCTCCGAGGTCGACTTCGAGCTCGGCACCGCGATGAAGAGCACGGGCGAGGCGATGTCGATCGGACGAACCTTCGAGGAGTCGCTGCTGAAGGCGCTTCGCTCCACCGAGTACGACCCCGACGTCGACTGGGACGAGCTGTCGGACGCGGAGCTCGAGACGGAGTACCTCGAGAGCCCGACGCCGGACCGCCCCTACGCGATGTTCGAGGCGTTCGAGCGGGGCTACTCGGTCGAGGAGGTCTGCGAGCTGACGGGCATCTACGAATGGTACGTCGAGCGCTACCGGAACATCGCCGGGGCGGCGACCGCGGCACGGAACGGCGAGTTCGCGGGCGCGACCGGGATCGGCTTCACGAACGCGCAGGTCGCGGCGGGGATCGACGCGAACGAGGCCTCGACGATCCCGCAGGCCGATGGCGGGACGATCGACGCGGTCGAGGCGAGCGCGCCCGAGCGCGACTTCAAGCAGGTCGACACCTGCGCCGGCGAGTTCGCGGCCTCGACGCCGTACTACTACTCCTCGCGCGCCCGCGGCGACCGTCTGGGTCGCGACGAGCTGCAGATCGATACGGACGCCGAGAGCGTCGTGATCGTCGGTGGCGGCCCCATCAGGATCGGTCAGGGCGTCGAGTTCGACTACTGTACGGTCCACGCGGTCCAGGCGCTCCGGGAGAACGGCATCGAGGCCCACGTCGTCAACAACAACCCCGAGACCGTTTCGACGGACTACGACACCTCGGACGGGCTGTTCTTCGAGCCCATCACCGCCGAGGAGGTCGCCGACGTGATCGAGGCGACGGGCGCCGACGGCGCGATGATCCAGTTCGGCGGCCAGACTTCCGTCGACATCGGCGAGCCCCTGGAGGCGGAGATCGAACGCCGGGGGCTCGACTGCGAGGTCATGGGAACGACCGTCGACGCGATGGACCTCGCGGAGGACCGCGACCGCTTCAACGGACTGATGGACGAGCTGGGGATCGCCCAGCCCGAGGGCGGCACCGCGACCAGCGAGCCCGAGGCGCTCGATCTGGCCCACGAGATCGGCTATCCCGTCCTCGTGCGGCCCTCCTACGTGCTCGGGGGCCGCGCGATGGAGGTCGTCCACTCGGACGAGGAGCTCACGGAGTACATCGAGGAGGCGGTGCGGGTCGCACCCGACAAGCCGATCCTCGTCGACGAGTTCCTCGAAGGGGCCGTCGAGCTCGACGTCGACGCCGTCTCCGACGGTGAGCGCGTGCTGATCGGCGGGATCATGGAACACGTCGAGACCGCCGGGGTCCACTCGGGCGACTCGGCGTGTATGATCCCGCCGCGCTGGCTCGAGGCCGACGCGATGGGACGCATCCGCGAGGTGACCGAGGACATCGCCCGCGCGCTCGACACCGTCGGGCTGCTCAACGTCCAACTGGCGGTCCACGAGGGCGAGGTCTACGTGCTCGAGGCAAACCCCCGCTCCTCGCGGACGGTGCCGTTCGTCTCGAAGGCCACGGGCGTACCGATCGCGAAGCTCGCCGCGCGCGTCATGGCCGGCGCGAGCCTCGACGAGCTCGACGCCGCCGAGCGGATCCCCGAGCAGACCAGCGTCAAGGAGGTCGTCCTGCCGTTCGACCGCCTCCCCGGCAGCGATCCCCGTTTGGGCCCGGAGATGAAATCGACGGGCGAGGTCATGGGCACGGCCGACTCCTTCGGCAAGGCCTACTGGAAGGCCCAGCAGGCCGCCGGCGCCGTCCTCCCGAAGGGCGGCACCGCGGTGATCGACCTCGACGTCGACGGCTTCGACGAGTTCTACGAGGTCCGGGAGTTCGAGGACGTCCCCGAGGCGATCCGCGAGGGGAAGGTCGACCTCGTGGTCACGCGTGACCGCGACTCGCTCGAGACCGCCGTCGAGGAGGACGTCACCTACTACTCGACGGCCCCGAGCGTGCAGGCGGCGCTCGAAGCCCTGCGTGCGCGCGACGAGCCGCTGGACGTGCGCGCGGTCTCCGAGCGCCCGGTGAAGGAAGCCGAGTGGGGCCGCTGAAGCGGCCGGGTAAACGTTCAACCGGCTCGCGCCGATAGGTGAGCCATGGCCATCGAAACCGTGCTGGTGGCGGGTGCGAGCGGGAAGACGGGCCGCGAGCTCCTGAACCTCCTTCGAACCACGGGGCTCTCGGTCCGCGCGATGACGCGCGATCCCGGGAAGGTCGATCAGTTGGAACGGCTGGGCGCCGACGAGGTGATCGTCGGGAACCTCCTCGAGCAGGCCGACGCCGACCGCGCCGTTTCGGGCGTCGACGCCGTGCTCTGTGCGGTCGGGACGAAACCCGGCCTCGGGGCGCTCACGGGCCCGTTCGTCGACGGGCAGGGCGTGATGACCCTCGCTGACGCCGCGAGCGAGGCGGGCGTCGAACACTTCGTCTTCGAGTCCTCCCTGGGGGTCGGCGACGCGAAGGCCGGCCTGCCCCTTCCTGCGCGCCTGCTCATCCGGCCGATCCTGCGCGCGAAGGACCGATCCGAGAGCCATCTCCGCGAGTCGGGCCTGACCTACACGATCCTCCGACCCGGGATGCTGACCGACGACGCGCCCTCGGGCGATGCCGTCGTCGGCGAGGGCGGCGACTCGGTCTCGGGTCGCATATCGAGGGCAGACGTCGCGCGGCTGATGGTCGCCGCGCCCTTCACCCCCGAGGCCGCCGGTCGGACCCTCGAGATCGCGGGCCGGGACGGCCTTCGCGGCACGCCGACGAACGTCGTGGCCATGAGGTGGGTCGAGCCGAGCGCGGTATAGAGACCTATAGAGACTCGGGAGGGGACTATATCCCTATTAGGAAAGTTGATACGTTCTCCCGAGCAATGGCCGGCAATGGCTACCGGCCGGAGCATCGATCCACTGTGGGCCGCCGAGTCGGTCCGCGTGTCGGTCCCGGAGACCGCACCGTCGCTGATCGCCCACCGCGGCTTCGCGGGCGAGTACCCGGAGAACACGGCCGCTGCGATCCGGGCGGCCGCCGCCGCGGCCGACTGGGTCGAGATCGACTGCCGACCGACCGCCGACGGCGCGATCGCCGTCTTCCACGACCACCGCCTCGACCGCTGCACCCCCCTCTCGGGGCCCGTCAGCGAGGTCGGGAGCGAGGCGCTGTTCTCGACGCCCGTCGACGGCGGCGGGACCGTCCTCTCGCTGCCCACGGCCCTCTCGCTCGTCCCGGCCGAGGTCGGCGTCGTGCTCGACCTCAAGGGCCGATCCGGTGAGTCGCCGACCGGCGAGCCCGAGGACTGGGGCTGGATCGACCGCGTCGTCGAGGTCGCCCGGGACGCCCCGAACCCGACCCTCGCCTCGACGTTCTGGGAGGGGGCGCTCTCGACGGTCGACGGACGCCTGCCGACGGCCTATCTCTTCGCCGACGACGTCGAGGAGGCGTTCACCGTCGCCGAACGACACGGCTGTCGGGCGATCCATCCTCCATCGGAACTGATCGCCGGGACGCCCTTTGCCGCCCGCGACGCGCCCGACGACCTCCTCTCGCGGGCCGAGGAGCGCGGACTCGCGGTCAACGTCTGGACGGTCACGGGTCGCCACGAGGCGGCGGCGCTCGCGGAGCGGGGCGTCGACGGGCTCATCGCGGACTACGGCGACGTCCTCGCGCCGCGCGCGCTCCCGCCGTAGGACGGCCTCAGTCGGCGCTCGGGCTCGCGGCCTGCGTGCGGGCCATCCCGAGGACGTCGTCGAAGAAGTCGAGCGAGTCGTGGGGCCCCGGGTTCGCCTCGGGGTGGTACTGGCGGGTGATCACGCCCAGCTCGTCGCTCTCGAGGCCCTCGGGCGTGTCGTCGTTGACGTTGATCTGGGTCACCTCCAGATCGCCCGGCTCCGCGACCGTGTAGCCGTGGTTCTGGGTCGTCATCACGACCTTCCCCGAGCGCAGGTCCCGGACGGGCTGGTTGACGCCGCGGTGGCCGAAGGTCATCTTCTCGGTCTCGCCGCCCAGCGCCCGGGCGACGATCTGCTGGCCCAGACAGATCCCCGCGACGGGGATCTCGCCGACGAACTCCTCGACGAGCACTCGGGCAGCCTCGAAGTTCGCGGGGTCGCCCGGCCCGTTCGAGACGAACAGCACGTCGGGGTCGAGCTCCTCGATCTCCGCGGGCGTCGTGTCGTAGGGCAGGACGTGGACGTCCGCGCCGCGCTCGACCAGCGAGGAGGTGATCGATCCCTTCGCGCCACAGTCGATCAGCGCGACGTCGAACTCGCCCCCGCCCTCGACCGTATAGGACTCCTCGACGCTGACCTGCGCGCCGATGTCGACGTGCTCGCTCATCCCCTTGCACTCGGCGAGTTCCTCGCGGGCGTCCTCGGGGGTGGCGTCGGGGCCGGCGGCGATCCCGCATTTCATCGCACCCTCGTCGCGGATCTCGGTGACCAGATCGCGCGTGTCGACGTGGTCGATCGCTGGCACGCCCTGTTCGGCGAGCCAGTCGGCCAGATCGTCGGTGAGTTCGAGGGCGATCGCGGCGCGGGGGTGGACCCGCTCGGACTCGAATCGCTCCTCTCGAACGCCGTAGTTCCCCACCAGCGGGTACGAGAAGGTCAACACCTGCTCCTCGTAGGAGGGGTCGGTCAGGCTCTCCTCGTAGCCAGTGTAGGCGGTCGTGAAGACCAGTTCCCCGCGTGCGGTTCCGGGGGCGCGGGTACGCGCTTCGAGCACGCGCCCGCCCTCGATTGCCAGGTAGGCGTCCGACATTACGAGATGCGTATGGACACGCCGCGTATAAACCTTGCTTTCGAAGCGAGGTTACGAATTTCGTAACGATAAAGCCGGCCGGCGGAGAACCCGAACCCGAATGGACGAGCTGGATCGGGAGATCCTCGACGTGCTGCGCCACGACGCCCGAACCCCCTACACGGAGATCGCCGAACGGGTCGGAACCAGCGAGGGGACGGTCAGAAACCGGATCGAGCGGCTGACCGAGACCGGGATCATCGAGCGCTTCACCGTCACCACCCGGACGGGCAACATCAAGGCGATGATCGAGCTCGGCGTCGACGTCGCGGTCGACACCACCGAGGTCGCCGGGCGGATGGCCGAGTGGACCGCCGTCGACTACGTCTGGCAGGTCTCGGGCGAGGAGGACGTCGTGTTGATCGTCGACGCCGCCGACACCGGCGAGGTCAACGACCTCATCACGCGTGCCCGCGACATGGACGAGGTCGTGAGCACCACCACCCGGCTGATCCTCGACGAGCAGCGCTAGTCGTCGCCGCTCGCGCCCTCGTCCCCGGGCGGCGGCCCGATTCCAGGGCTATCGCCGAGGTGACCCTTGTACTCGTGGACGCGTCGGTAGCCCCGCCGGACGAGCCGGGCGAAGGGGTCATCCGAGAGCCGAGCCTCGACCCGGCCCTCGCGGATCGCCCCGACGATCGACTCGGGGCTGGGGTCGGCCTCGATCCGCGTGTAAGCACGCCCGACCTCGATGGGATAGTGGGCGTCGCTGCCCCCGACCAGCGGAATCCCCCGCACTTCGGCGATCTCCCGGACGAGCGGCCACGTTCGGGGATGTTTGCCGTTGAGCTCGATCGCGTCGAACTCGACGTCGGTCTCGCGGATCGTGCTGTTGCGAAACGGGTGAGCGATGATCGCGACACAGCCCCGGTCGTGGGCGAGCTCGACCGCCTCTGCGGGCGTGAGCCGCCCCTTCTCGGTCCGGGTCGGGGGATCGGGGCCGAGGACGAGGACGTGGCCCTTCGTCGTCGAGATCTCGATCCCCGGGATCGAGAGGAAGCCCTCTTCGGGATCGCCGAGCGGCCGGTAGTAGTCGTGGTTCGTCAGGGCGACGCCGTCGAGCCCGCGGCGCTTCGCGACGCCGGCGAGCGCGGCGTGGCCGTACCGGTCAAACCGGGCCGCCAGACGGTCGTGGCCGTGGAAGAACCGTGTGTGTGCGTGGAGATCGAGCGAGAGCACACCCCGTCTACACCCCGCCAACGCTTTGCGCTTTGGTCTCCTCGTCCGGGACATGGCCGGCAACGAGGACGACTGTGTCGTCGTCGTGAACCCCGAGAGCGGTCGGGGGGACGACGGTATCTCGAGGATACGCGAACTGGCTGCCGAGTACGGGTTCGAACTCGCGGTCTCCGAGGAGCCCGGTGACCCCGTCGATCTGACCCGCAAGGCGATCGAGGCGGGCGCGACCCGGATCGGTGCCTGTGGCGGCGACGGGACGGTGAACGAGGTCGTCCGCGGGATCGACGCCGCGGGGGCGCTCGAGGCGACGCTGCTGGGTGTGATCCCCGGCGGGACCGGCAACAACTTCGCGGGCAACGTCGGCGTCGAGGGGATCGAACACGGCTTCGAGCTGCTGGCCGAGGGGGAGACCCGTCGGATCGATCTCGGGGTCGCCGGCGACCAGCTGTTCGTCAACTCCTCGGTTTGCGGGCTGACCGCCGACGCCAGCGAGTCGACCTCCTCGGACCTGAAGGGGCGCTTCGGCGAGCTCGCGTACGTCTTCAACACGATCGACCGGATGCGCGACTTCGAGTCGATCCCGCTGCACGTCCACGCCGAGGACGCGGGCGGGAGCTGGGACGGCAACGCGATGTTCGTCCTGATCGGCAACGCGCGGCGCTTTCCCGCCGGCGGGAACGAGCAGGCCAACGTCGAGGACGGCCTGTTCGAGGTGACGATCATCGAGGACGTCTCGACGGGCCAGCTGGTCCGCGAGACCGCGACCCGCCGCCTCCTCGGCGGCGAGGTCAGCAGCCTCCATCGGCTGACCGCCTCGTCGCTAACCGTCGACGTCAGGGGCGACGAGCCGGTCTCGTTTAGCTTCGACGGCGAGATCGCCCGGTTCGACGAGCTCCCCTGTCGCGTCCGGCCAGGTGCCCTCGCGGTGCGGGTCGGCGACGCCTACGACCCGATCCCGCCGGAACCGGAGGATGTTTGACCGGGCCGGCTGATATCGGGATATGAGCGTTCAGGACACCGCGGGCGAGGAGCCACACGAGAACGCCCGCCAGGAGGTCATCGCGGTCGACGCCGACGACGCAGAACAGGGGCTCGTCAACCGCCTCGAGGCCCACACCGGCGACGGGATCCGCCACCGGGCGTTTACCGCCCTGGTCTTCGACAACGACGACAACATCCTGCTGGCCCAGCGCAGCCCCGAGAAACGTCTCTGGGACACCCATTGGGACGGCACCGTCGCCTCCCACCCCGTCCAGGGCCAGAGCCAGGAGGACGCCACCCGGGCTCGACTCGACGACGAACTCGGGATCGCCCCCTCCCAGTACACCGACCTGCGGGTGACCGACAAGTTCGAGTACAAACGCTACTACCCCCACGAGGGCGTCGAACACGAGGTCTGTGCCGTGCTCAAATGCACGCTCGACGATACTACCTTGGACCCCGACGAGGCCGAGGTCGCGGGGCTGATGTGGGTGCCCTACGAACGGCTCTACGAGAACCCCAAGTGGTACCGCCAGCTTCGCCTCTGTCCCTGGTTCGAGATCGCGATGCGCCGCGATTTCGACTGAGGGGACTTTTTGTCTCCGGCGCGAGAAGGGACCGTATGGCACCCGACAGCCGCGTCTATCGCCTCGTGGACGGCATCTCGAACGTCTATCTCGTCGACGACGGCGAACTGACGCTCGTCGACGCCGGGACGCCGGGCGACGCGAAGGAGATCCGCGAGGGGATCCGCGCGCTCGGCCACGCCGTCGCCGACGTCGACCGCGTCCTGCTCACCCACTACGACTACGACCACGTCGGCGCGCTCTCCTCGCTCGGACTGAACGTCCCGATCCACGCCGGCGAGCCCGACGCGACCTACGTGACCGGCGCGGCGAAGCCCCCGCTTACGAACCTGAAGGGGCTCACCCAGCGCGTCCTCGGGCGGAGCCTCGACCACCCGGACCTCACCTCGCTGCCGGTGACCGACGGCGAGGAGATCGGCGGCTTCCGGGCCTACCGCACGCCGGGCCACACCGCCGGCCACACGGTCTACCTCCACGAAGGGCTCGACGTCGCCTTCCTCGGCGACTGCGTCCGAGAGGAGGAGAGCACCCTCCAGCCGATGCCGGGTTGGTTGTGTGCGGACGCGGAGCGAAACCACGAGAGCATCAAGGAGCTCTCCGAACGGATCCCGACCTTCGATTACGGCGCGCCGGGCCACGGCGAGCCGATCACCGCGGGCGCGAGCGCCGTCTTGCGCCGCGTCGCGGCCGGGCTGTAAGCCGAATCCTTATTTTCGGTGCGGACCTACCCTTAGTATGGCTCTCCAGTACTACGATCTCGTCCTCGGCGGTATCATCGCGAGCGTAGCGACCGGGGCGCTCGTCGGCGCGCTGACGTCGGTGTCGAGCCTCGTTGCGATCGTCGCCGCGTGTGGCGTCGCGGCCGGGCTGATCGGCCACGCGATCTTCGTCGGCCCCGTCGAGGGGGTCGAGGACCTCTCGAAGGAGGTCGAGCGGGTCGGTCCCGTCGAGCTCTCCGACTAGCTCGCCGCCGACCAGACCGCGACGATCCCGAGCAGCACCGCCGGCACGAGCGGGAGAACGAGGTAGGCGACGAAGAAGGGCAGCATGTCCGGCGGGTGAAAGAGGATGATCGCGGGCGCGACGAGGAACGTGAAGACGATCACGCCGACGAGCGTCCAGCCCCGCCGGTCGAACTCCCGCTCGTCGGCGTTCGCTCCCGGCTCGACCCCGGGCTCGTAGACGTAGCCGCGATCATCGCTCATTGCTAGAGTTCGCTGTCCGGAACCACAACTACCTTTCCAAAGCCCTCGCGCTCCTCGATGATCTCGTGGGCGCGTGCGGCCTCGCTCATCGGCAGCGTCTCCCTGATCTCCGGCTCGAAGGTGCCGTCCCAGACCAGTTCGAGGGCCGTTTCTGCCTGCTCGGGGGTCGCCATCGTCGAGCCGATCACCGACAGCTGGTTCCAGAACATCCGGTTCAGTCCCGCGCCGGGGTTCGGGCCCGTCGTCGCCCCGCAGGTGACGATCCGCCCGCCCTTCGCGAGGCTCTTCAGGGATTCGTCCCAGGTCTCCGCGCCGATGTGGTCGACCACCATGTCGACCCCGCGGCCGTCGGTCAGCGACTTGACCTCGCTTCCGAACTCCGTCTCGGCGTAGTTGATCGTCTCGTCGGCGCCGATCTCCCGGGCGTACCCCAGTTTCTCCTCGGAGCTCGCGGTGGCGTAGACGGTCGCGCCGGCATGGGCGGCGACCTGGACCGCGGCGTGGCCGACCCCCCCGGAGGCCCCCAGTACGAGGACGTCCTCGCCGGCCTGGAGCCCGCCGCGTTCGATCAGCATCCGCCAGGCGGTCTGGAAGACCAGCGGCGCGGCCGCCGCGGTCTCCCAGTCGACGCCCTCGGGCACGGGAACGAGGTTGTCCTCGGGGATCGCCGCGTACTCGCTGTGGACTCCCCGAACGTGCTCGCCGATGATGTGAAAGCGCGGGTCGAGCGTCGAGTCGTCCATGCGCTCGTCGCCGACGCCCGCGATGAGCGCGACCCGGTCGCCCTCCGAGAAGCGGCTGGCGTCCTCGCCGACCTCGCTGACGACGCCCGCACAGTCGCTGCCCGGGACGTGTGGCATTTCGAGGTCCAGTCCGGGTAGCCCCTTTCGCGTCCAGACGTCGAGGTGGTTCAGCGCGCCGGCCTTCACGTCGACGAGCACTTCGTCGTCGCCCACTTCGGGGTCGGGGAACTCGCCGTACTCGATGACGTCGCGCCCGCCGTGCTCCGCGAACTGGACTGCGTCCATACGCGTGGGCATGGTTACCGCGGCCAAAACTGTACTGGTGGCGGTCTTTTAGACACTGGAACGGGAAGGGGGGACATGGCCAAGGAGACCCGACAGGACGAGCGCAAGGACGAACACGACCACCACGACCACCACGGAGGCCACGGCCACCACGCCCACGATATCGAGGAGCTCTCGGCCGGCGTCGTGACGGTCTCCTCCTCGCGTACGA
The sequence above is a segment of the Halalkalicoccus tibetensis genome. Coding sequences within it:
- a CDS encoding NUDIX hydrolase, with protein sequence MSVQDTAGEEPHENARQEVIAVDADDAEQGLVNRLEAHTGDGIRHRAFTALVFDNDDNILLAQRSPEKRLWDTHWDGTVASHPVQGQSQEDATRARLDDELGIAPSQYTDLRVTDKFEYKRYYPHEGVEHEVCAVLKCTLDDTTLDPDEAEVAGLMWVPYERLYENPKWYRQLRLCPWFEIAMRRDFD
- a CDS encoding MBL fold metallo-hydrolase, with amino-acid sequence MAPDSRVYRLVDGISNVYLVDDGELTLVDAGTPGDAKEIREGIRALGHAVADVDRVLLTHYDYDHVGALSSLGLNVPIHAGEPDATYVTGAAKPPLTNLKGLTQRVLGRSLDHPDLTSLPVTDGEEIGGFRAYRTPGHTAGHTVYLHEGLDVAFLGDCVREEESTLQPMPGWLCADAERNHESIKELSERIPTFDYGAPGHGEPITAGASAVLRRVAAGL
- a CDS encoding zinc-binding dehydrogenase, which translates into the protein MDAVQFAEHGGRDVIEYGEFPDPEVGDDEVLVDVKAGALNHLDVWTRKGLPGLDLEMPHVPGSDCAGVVSEVGEDASRFSEGDRVALIAGVGDERMDDSTLDPRFHIIGEHVRGVHSEYAAIPEDNLVPVPEGVDWETAAAAPLVFQTAWRMLIERGGLQAGEDVLVLGASGGVGHAAVQVAAHAGATVYATASSEEKLGYAREIGADETINYAETEFGSEVKSLTDGRGVDMVVDHIGAETWDESLKSLAKGGRIVTCGATTGPNPGAGLNRMFWNQLSVIGSTMATPEQAETALELVWDGTFEPEIRETLPMSEAARAHEIIEEREGFGKVVVVPDSEL